A genomic region of Venturia canescens isolate UGA chromosome 9, ASM1945775v1, whole genome shotgun sequence contains the following coding sequences:
- the LOC122416294 gene encoding histone H4, giving the protein MTGRGKGGKGLGKGGAKRHRKVLRDNIQGITKPAIRRLARRGGVKRISGLIYEETRGVLKVFLENVIRDAVTYTEHAKRKTVTAMDVVYALKRQGRTLYGFGG; this is encoded by the coding sequence ATGACTGGACGCGGAAAGGGAGGAAAGGGATTGGGAAAGGGAGGAGCTAAGCGCCATCGCAAAGTTCTTCGTGATAACATCCAAGGAATTACGAAACCAGCTATCCGTCGTTTGGCTCGTCGTGGAGGTGTCAAACGTATTTCTGGTTTGATCTATGAAGAAACTCGTGGAGTTCTCAAAGTATTTCTTGAGAACGTTATCCGTGATGCAGTAACTTACACCGAGCACGCCAAGAGGAAGACAGTAACTGCAATGGACGTCGTGTATGCTTTGAAACGTCAAGGCCGTACTCTCTACGGATTCGGCGGTTAA